The DNA region GAGGGATGAACGGCCCGGGTGCCCATACCCGCAGCAGCGCCTCGGCCGTCGCCCTTCGAGGCTCGCAACCCGCGGTCGCTCGCACCTCAGGGTGACGGAGAGAGGTTGGAGTACCGTCTTATGCCCGACTTCCACGGCGTCTTTCCCTATCTCGTGTCGCCGATCGACGGCGAGGGGCGGATACTCACCGATGTGCTCGGCAAGCTATCCGACGATCTGATCAAGGCGGGCGTGCACGGCCTGACGCCGCTCGGCTCGACCGGCGAGTTCGCTTATCTCAACGCGGAACAGCGCGCAGCGGTGGTGGAAGCAACCATCGAAGCGGTGAACAAGCGGGTGCCCGTGGTGGCAGGCGTTGCCTCCACCTCGACGGCCGACGCGGTGGCGCAAGCGAAGCGCTATCAGGCATTGGGCGCAGACGGCATTCTCGCCATCTGCGAGGCCTACTTCCCGCTCAAGGACGCGCAGGTCGAGGCTTATTTCCGCGCCATCGCCGATGCGGTCGATATTCCGGTGGTGCTCTATACTAACCCGAACTTCCAGCGCAGCGATTTGACACTCGATGTGATCGCCCGGCTCTCAGAGCACCCGCGTATCCGCTACATCAAGGATGCCTCGACCAATACCGGCCGCCTGCTGTCGATCTTGAACCGCGCGCCAAGCATGAAGGTGTTTTCAGCTTCGGCACACATTCCAGCCGCCGTGATGCTGATCGGCGGTGTCGGCTGGATGGCGGGGCCGGCCTGCATCGTACCGCGCCAGAGTGTGACGCTTTACGAACTCTGTCGCGCCCAGAAATGGTCGGAGGCCATGGCGCTGCAGCACGCATTGTGGCGCATCAACGAGGCCTTTGCCCGATTCAATCTTGCTGCCTGCATCAAAGCGGGCTTAGCAATCCAGGGCTACCCCGTCGGCGACCCGGTGCCGCCGCAGACGCCGCTCACCGTCGAGCAGCGGAAGGTGGTGAAGGGAATCCTCGCATCGCTTCCTTAACCTCTCCCCGCATTGCGAGGAGAGGGAAAAGCATCCCAAAACGAGACAGCCGCCCAACCGATTCTTAACGGTTCCTTGCTAATTGAGCTCCATGGCCCCGCCGTCCTACGCATCCCGGCTGCCGCCCGCGCCGGATGAACCTGCGCGCGGCGACACCGACAGCCCCTCGCCCGTTTCGTCCGCGGCGCGACTGATCGCGCGCGTGAGGGCCATCCTCGCCGACAAGAGCGAAAGCCGGCTGGCGCAACTCGTCGCCGGCAAGGTGTTCCTCGTGCGCGTTGCGAGCGCGCTGCTGGCGCTCGTGTCGCAGGTCCTGCTTGCGCGCTTCATGGGCGCGTACGAGTTCGGCATCTACATCTATGTCTGGACCTGGGTGCTGATGATCGGCGCGCTCTCGGACATGGGCCTGTCGTCCGCCGCGCGGCGCTTCATTCCCGAATACACCGAATTGAAGGCGTTCGATCACCTGCGCGGCTTCATCGCCGGCTCGCGCTGGCTGGCGTTCGGCATCGCCAGCGCAATCGGCGCGGTCGGCGCGGTCGGCGTTTGGCTGCTGCAGGACGTCATCAACCACTACACCGTCATCCCGCTCTACCTCGCGTGCCTCACCATCCCGATCTACGGCCTGGTGCAGACGCAAGCCGGCATTGCGCAGTCCTACGACTGGCCGAACCTGGCGCTGATGCCGTTCTACATCTGGCGCCAACTCGCCATCACCGTCGCGATGGGCGCGGCCTGGTTGTTCGGCGCGCCGACGGACGCGGTGACGGCGATGATCGTCGCCGTCGCCACCACGTGGCTCGTCACCCTCGGGCAACTGGTGATGCTCGAGCGCCGCCTCAAGCGCAAAGTCGAGCCGGGACCAAAGACCTACGAACCGAAGACCTGGCTGGCCACCTCGCTGCCGATCTTCGTCGTCGAAGGCTTCTACCTGCTGCTGACCTACGTCGACATCCTGATGCTCGAGCAGATGCGCTCGCCCCAGGATGTCGCCGTGTACTATGCCGGCGCGCGGCTGCTCGCCATTGTCGCTTTCGTCTATTTCGCTATCGCCGGCGCCACCACGCACAAGTTCACTCAATACTACGTCGCCGGCGACAAAGAGCGCCTCGCGACCTTCTTCAAGGAGACGACGCGCTGGACCTTCTGGCCCTCGCTCGCCATCTGCGCGGTGATCCTCGCCTTCGGCTATCCGCTGCTCGGTCTGTTCGGCCCGAATTTCGGCGAAGGCTATGTCGTGATGTTCATTCTCGCCGTCGGCATGCTGGCGCGCGCCGCCGTCGGCCCGGCCGAGCGGCTGCTCAACATGCTCGGCGACCGCAAGCAATGCGCCTCGATCTACGCCCTCGCCTTCGCGATCAATCTGGCGCTGTGCCTCGTGCTGATCCCACGCCTCGGTATCGAAGGCGCCGCGATTTCGACTTCGACCGCGCTAGTCGTCGAGTCGATCATGCTTTACGTCACGGCCAAACGGCGCCTCGGCTTCCACGTCTTTATTGTGGGCTCCTCCAAGCGGTCCCCCTGACCATCCGGAGCGAGGAGACTGAGCGCTAAGCCTTATCCCGCAACATCCTTCTGATCACCTTGCCCGTGGTCGTCATTGGCATCTGCTCGATGAAGGCCACCTCGCGCGGATATTCGTGCGCCGACAGGCGCGTGCGCACGAAGCTCTGGATTTCGGCCGCGAGCGCGGCGGACGGCGCGTGACCAGGTTTAAGCACGACGAAAGCCTTCACGATCTCGGTGCGCACCAGATCGGGCTTGCCGACTGCTGCGGCGAGCGCCACCGCGGGATGACGGATGAGACAATCCTCGATTTCGCCGGGACCGATGCGGAAGCCGGATGACGTGATCACATCGTCGTCGCGGCCGACGAAGTTGATGTAGGCCTCCTCATCCATCACACCCTGATCGCCCGTGGTCATCCAGTCGCCGATGAACTTGTCGCGCGTCGCCTCCGGCCGTCCCCAGTATTGCAGGAACATCACCGGGTCCGGCCACTTCACCGCGATCTGGCCGATCTCGCCGCGCTTGACCTCGTGGCCGTCGCGATCGATGACCGCCACGCTATGACCCGGCACCGCCTTGCCCATCGTGCCGACCTTGAGGGCGCCGAGTTGCGCACAGCTGCCGATCACGAGATTGCATTCGGTCTGACCATAGAACTCGTTGATGGTGACGCCGAAAGCCTCGCGTCCCCATTCCAGCGCCTCGATGCCGAGCGACTCGCCGCCCGAGCCTACGGCGCGCAGCTTGAGATCGAAGCGGCCGCGCGGGTTCGCCGCCGCGCGCATCATGCGCAGCGCCGTCGGCGGGATGAAGGCCGTACGCACCTCCAACCCCGCCATCAGCGCGAAGGCCTGTTCGGGATCGAACTTTTCCCCGGCGCGCGCGACGACCGGCACGCCGTGATGCAGACACGGCAGCAACACATCGAGCAGACCGCCGGCCCAGGCCC from Pseudolabrys taiwanensis includes:
- a CDS encoding dihydrodipicolinate synthase family protein; the protein is MPDFHGVFPYLVSPIDGEGRILTDVLGKLSDDLIKAGVHGLTPLGSTGEFAYLNAEQRAAVVEATIEAVNKRVPVVAGVASTSTADAVAQAKRYQALGADGILAICEAYFPLKDAQVEAYFRAIADAVDIPVVLYTNPNFQRSDLTLDVIARLSEHPRIRYIKDASTNTGRLLSILNRAPSMKVFSASAHIPAAVMLIGGVGWMAGPACIVPRQSVTLYELCRAQKWSEAMALQHALWRINEAFARFNLAACIKAGLAIQGYPVGDPVPPQTPLTVEQRKVVKGILASLP
- a CDS encoding lipopolysaccharide biosynthesis protein; amino-acid sequence: MAPPSYASRLPPAPDEPARGDTDSPSPVSSAARLIARVRAILADKSESRLAQLVAGKVFLVRVASALLALVSQVLLARFMGAYEFGIYIYVWTWVLMIGALSDMGLSSAARRFIPEYTELKAFDHLRGFIAGSRWLAFGIASAIGAVGAVGVWLLQDVINHYTVIPLYLACLTIPIYGLVQTQAGIAQSYDWPNLALMPFYIWRQLAITVAMGAAWLFGAPTDAVTAMIVAVATTWLVTLGQLVMLERRLKRKVEPGPKTYEPKTWLATSLPIFVVEGFYLLLTYVDILMLEQMRSPQDVAVYYAGARLLAIVAFVYFAIAGATTHKFTQYYVAGDKERLATFFKETTRWTFWPSLAICAVILAFGYPLLGLFGPNFGEGYVVMFILAVGMLARAAVGPAERLLNMLGDRKQCASIYALAFAINLALCLVLIPRLGIEGAAISTSTALVVESIMLYVTAKRRLGFHVFIVGSSKRSP
- a CDS encoding acyl-CoA synthetase → MLGSAEDFDTLTREFRWKIPGRYNIGVDVCDRWAAADPGRLAILHVKADGSVEEVSFGRLRDTANRLANVLRAHGIARGDRVAIMLPQAPEVAAAHVAIYKLGAIALPIAILFGPDALSYRLQNAGAKALITNAQGLAKLADVRHEVPGVTCVLSVDGAGDGAFDVRALAAKASSDFTAVDTSADDPALMIYTSGTTGQPKGALHAHRVLLGHLPGAELPYYPFPQTGDRFWTPADWAWAGGLLDVLLPCLHHGVPVVARAGEKFDPEQAFALMAGLEVRTAFIPPTALRMMRAAANPRGRFDLKLRAVGSGGESLGIEALEWGREAFGVTINEFYGQTECNLVIGSCAQLGALKVGTMGKAVPGHSVAVIDRDGHEVKRGEIGQIAVKWPDPVMFLQYWGRPEATRDKFIGDWMTTGDQGVMDEEAYINFVGRDDDVITSSGFRIGPGEIEDCLIRHPAVALAAAVGKPDLVRTEIVKAFVVLKPGHAPSAALAAEIQSFVRTRLSAHEYPREVAFIEQMPMTTTGKVIRRMLRDKA